Within Bactrocera oleae isolate idBacOlea1 chromosome 6, idBacOlea1, whole genome shotgun sequence, the genomic segment TGGTTTTATCATATTTGCACCCCAATTTACTTGACATCTGAAAAGCATTTCCTTATTTTTCTCACTCTCTACGTTAAACGTCAAAATTCTGAAGGCATCAATCATCAACTGTTAGACTCCATATttgtaaagaaataaaacaacttAGAACAGAAGGCCGGAcacattgtatttttttttatggcatCGTCGTCCTGACACTACTTGCGGGCAAAGAGAAAAGATAActtctctttatttttaatatacccacatacatatatgtatgtacttggcCAAGCCCATAACACTGCTTCAGGTTGCTTCAAACGAAAGAATACGATTTAGAATACCAATATCTCGTCTATGCTAAGGGCGGTAGCCAAGTATTATTAAAGCACTGTGTTAATTGCTTATGTTTATTGTTAAGCGAAAGCAACCAGCCGAAACGACCAAAACAACTGCACAAAAACGAAAGCAACAAAACACAGAGAATCAGTGGGGAAACTAAGAAACAACGTCTCACAACTACGATTACAACAACATATAAGTATCGCACTAACCCATAAATATGTTTGGAATATAAAAGGGTACAAACTCCTTAAAGTATGCTAACAATAGCAAGTACactgaaacaaaaacaatagcaaatgCTAATAAACAATACAGGTCATGAATATAATGCATCAAATATCAACTactatacataatatatgactgtgtgtatatgtgtgctgttcaacaaaaaatgcattactacagtaacaacaacaagaagtaAATGCTTGAAAATACTACACAGCAATGACTACAATagacgctacaacaacaaacaatgtgGGTTAAATTGCGCTATTCAAATTTCGAGTGGGttgatatgtataaaaatacaaatacaaacaacaacaacaaggagaagcattatattttattgcaagcGACGATTGAGAGTGTTCAAGTGACTGAACGCAGCGAGAAAAACAATGACGAAACAATGGGAAATATCGAAgtgattaattttaatacaataacaacaaaaccaataGAAAGATGTTTACTATttctaagaaaataaattaagaaatttactatttttaggAACAAAGAAGCCATAACCAGAATATAGGTAGGTTGTTGGGTAATTACGCTGGAAAAGTAAATGATaagtgatttgaaattttaaaactaacatACTGAGGTTTCaggtattacaagtatattctccataaattattttttctcgaAGATCTTGATGGTAAATCGAACTGCATACACCGTCCTCTTTGCCAATGTGAAATTCCTTATTAGGGGGTTTTTCAAAACCAAaactcttcaaaaaaatatatccatAAACATAAGTTAACATTAGTACTTTATATAAGGTTTAAGAACAGTTTAATTCAAAAAGTAGACTTTGGTACCCACCACTTTTACATGAAGTTTCGTATCTTATAAATCGTTTAGTCAATCTTAATCAACTTAGTTATATGCAATGCCTAGAACGCCCTCTCAATACAACTAAAAATCTgattaaaaaatctcaagttGAGCTCATGAGCAATTGAAATAGTGCTTATGTAATGCTCAAAAGAGGCAAAACTAAAATTCCGCATTATTGGCtgttatacaatacataagatCCGGATCATaaacactattcacattttcaggcGCCCGGCTTGCATTTATGTCTTTATCGAAGTAAAGCTATATGTTGTTGTCCTCGtgcttaataaaaaaatatatttcagagGAATTTTTGGTATTTCAACATCGTCAAATCGCCTATACAAGTATCCTTCTTTTGCGCCCATAAAACGTATGTACTGACTGACTTACTTTGTGATCTTGGAGTTTTATCTAATAAGAATAACATATATCCGTAGCCTATTGTTATACTATTAAcgggttatattaagtttgccacgaagtttttaatacCCCGAAGCAAATGTCGGAtactctgtatatacgcgaactagtccatcTGAAATTTTTAGCACATTCCTTTTTTCTCCATAAAGCTACTCAtgtgtcgaaaccgccgatatcggactactatagcaaatagctgacatacaaatttagcgaagttcttgtatggaaaactcttttttttgaaaatatatcttcatgaaatttgttaTGGATTATTACCTAAGGCGACGCTACAATTTCTGAACatattggtcagatcagattaccactgccatacaaaatagtcgatcaaaatcatgaaaattatctttttatacccttctacgctataataaatgcacctgtaaagggagttatagcttcgttgcttccaaagtcaacattttttttgttaaataaaattttttttgcagacTGCTGCATATTGTTCAAAATCTTTACAACTTCTTACGACTTAGACCCGGTTTACtagttttttatttcgtttagtTTTCGCACACACTTATTTCGATCCCTTTGAATTGACTGTATATAGCAttcgaatatatattttgtatttaagaaATGTTTACATGCCAAGAGTGACTTATCCTCAAAGGTTTAAAAATATCTGACAGAGCATAACGGCTTAACAATATATGGCAATAGTGATCTTTAAATCACCTATGGATATGTATAATAAACAGCAATaattaagcgaaaaaaaatttgaggaaaaaataatttattttattattgaaatgaatataattttactttcagttCAGGGTTTTTAAAACATTACCTAACTAAATTATGTGTTGTTTATAAAGCATACACAAAACTTTGAGAAAAAACTATGCCACcacaaagaagaaaataaataacaaagcaAAGTTTGGCAAGAAAGTGTGTTAATAGTGCAAAACTGAAGAAGGAAATCCACAACGAACTTTTACAAACTCGTTAAGTGACAGCaaacattaataataaaattaagctgcgaaaaaaaaaacacagagaAACGCTAGCATATATCAACGCCAGCTGTGAAGTCGGTCATGAGTTGGCGACTGCcagcttaaacagttttgttgTGGCGATAGTTAAGACTTCACatttctgaaataaaaattatagaatagcAGCAGCCATAATAGGGCGCTATgcaaacacaataacaacaaattattgAGCTGCAATAAATAAAAGCGTAATATTTATTGCAACAATCAATAAAAACAACCAAGTACACTTCCAAGTACAGCACTTTTACGAacagccagccagccagtcaGCCAGCAGAGAGCAGTTAGCGCACCGCCTCCCCTCAACAACAACTCCAGCAAAGCGAAACTTTTGGTAAAACACACAAATATCGAGCCACGCCGAGCGCCAGCGCGCGGCTAGCAGCGAGCTGAGAGTCAGTCAGATCAGATCAGTTCGAATTGTTGTGAAACAAATTGCTTGTTAcaaaactacaacaataataaatatcgcCTATATACAAAGAAATAGCATTATatatcacaaaaacaaaatcaacgcTTTCTCTACAACAACGCCACAATTAAGTCCGTCCAGtgatatagaatttttttcgctttttttcaattatttttatttttgttgttgccacattCAAAGGCAACAGAAATTGATTAAATAAAATCCAAAATCGTtgtgaaaaagtgaaaaagaaaaaCCCTAagctaaaaaatgaaaaatatttcaatataaattataagcaaTGCTCCTACGCCTTCAATTCTAAAATTAGTCACGGCAATAAAGCgcaagtacatacaaacatttgtcTTGTTTTTACAACTAAATATAGCAATACAATTTACTTAAGTTACTAAACTATAAGTTTTTATGACGTACATACAAGTAATGcgcataaatttataataaactgCTCGCCAAAAGGTTAAATAACTGTGTGTGAAGAGAAGACATGCATTTCTAACAagccacacacatatatattaatatacatataaacataacgGTGTGTTGGTCAGTGGTCGTATTGACACGGATATAGATTGCTTCATTATTGAATAACCCAACAACAACtgtaatcaacaacaacaacaccaagatAAATATGCTGACTCAGTCCATACACAGGCGACCACTTTGAGGCACACGCATTCTGGGTTTTTGGATAATAACTGACATTGTATACTACTACACAAAGAACTAGTagttgttgttacttttgttATTTCCATACGCCTCGAATGTCAACTTTGTCATCAACATATGAATTTTTGATGCAGACTCACAACAGCGAGACACAGAGGACATAGTCAAACAGCGCCTCAAGGCAGGACGATCGAGTAAGGTAGACGGTGAAGGCCTCCGAACACAGTAGCAGTGCGTGTTTGCCCGGCAAATATagatacaaatgtgtgtgtacataaaatacttaaagtataaaatttttaaatacccaAAGCTATAAAATAATTACGCATTTACACATGCGACACTGCGCCAGACACTAATTGCCGCCCACAAGCACACAAGCTGCTGCCAGCGTGTGTATATGCTGCGTGGGATGCTAATTGAATGTTCAGTTATAACTCAAACATACACACTCGCATAAAGTGTGTAAAGACAGAGCAGTGAGAGAGCGCAGCAGCCCACATTGCGTTGGCCAccactgcgtatgagtaacgcCGCAGAAAGGTAATTAATTGTTGGTTGCCAGCGAGTACCCAGCATAAACAGCAGTAGCGAGTAACAGTAAAACATTAAAAAGGTGTAAAGCAGCAAGATTTAAAATCACACTCACGCGCGTGCTTGCGTGCGCCCAGCAAAAACTGCCAAAGGTGGTTGTGAGTTGGTTTCTTTTACCTTTCGTTGAGTCGTCAGCGTTAGAGTAGGCAATTGGCTTAGAGTTTCCCAGCTGAAGCGCCTAACGAGCAAAAAGCTTAAGACTTAATTAAGTGAATATGAATGATAGCTGGAAGACAGCGAGTAGAGTAAATATGCATGTAATATTATAtgcacaaaataatttaatagaaGACAAAAAGACGCACCAGTGAGACTTGCTAAGCACCAAGTGAGTGGCGTGGAGTTGAGCAAACGAAGTTATATAAGTGCAAACAATTTTTGGAAAGCCGAAAATTTCACTTGAACAGAAACATTGAACGCCGCAAAGCACAAATAAGTCAAGCGAATTGCAAATTCACGAAAACGCTCAATATTTTAGGTGAAACTTTGTAGCGGAACTGCATTGCGGAAGCCAGTAAAGACAGacaatttcaaaattgaagAATTGAAGCAAAGAGAAAGCCCAAATCTGCATTTTAAATCAAGTGAAGTTGCTAGGCACAAGCTCGAAAACAGAGCAACAAATTACacatcaaaacaacaacaacaacacaaaatgcTGTAAGAAGCacgaaaaaatgtgaaaagtgaaaaaagttaattttctaTATCttcaatgcaaaaatatttcatttcacttCATTACATCTCCTGCCACTTGCGCGCCAAACGAGCAGCCACAACGAATACTGCTGCACATGAAAGCCAAAAGAACCAAAAACACTAACAAgcgaatgaaatgaaataaaagcggAATCCATAACGAAGAAACTTTTAGCGTTAAACAGCGTTTTGTCACGAGAATAAGACATAGCGCAGAGCAAGCTACAGACAGAcaggcgcaacaacaacaacaacaacaaaacagtcGTAGCAGTTGTGGCAATCATAATAATACGCTAGGCGACACAGTGTCAGTTGatttccaacaacaacaaaagctatAAGAAACAGCTTTaaatactacaacaacagcaaaaaaataacTGCTGCAATAACAAACAAACTAGAGCACACAAATAAATGCGCCGCATAAATCGTTGTAGTTCAACTGACAGTTTGTCTACTAAAGCGTTCATTCCATCGCATGTGCAAGCCACAACGAAAAAGAACAAGAATAagagcaaaaattaataaaataaaataaaagcttatacaaaaagtagtggcacaaatacaaatattgtggCTTGTCATTTGGCagatatacatgtgtatatgacACTAATACCAATAACAACTTGAAATCGCTGAAGCAAAAGCAAGCTTACACACCAAGCAAACACATATAGTAGCAAATAAGTGTAAGCATATAGAGGACACAAGCGACAGATAAATATCTATAGAAATATATCGAGTCGCGTCATAAAAGAAGAGAGCCAAGCGTGTGGTGAACAGAAGTGAGGAGGAGCGAATGCAACTACCCTgtgatatatataaaattgcactgtaactttatttaaaaaattaatttagtaaataaaaacaatgtttaaaacaaattaaaaattaatgaaaatattaaaaaaaaattaaaacctaaattaatataaaaattatataaaaaaaattaaataaataaaattaaaacaaaattaacgttaataaagttaaaaataataaggattaaaaaaatgtaataatcaaaaaataataattaattaatagaaattaatttaaaaaagaaaataaagttgaaattaaaaatttaatattaaaataattaaattttatcaaaaagcgAAACGAAAACTAAATCGCAGTTAAAAAAGCAGCTTGACGTACGAACAAGCAAAAACACTCGAATGTCTGAGGTTAGCAAAGCGAATGAACTACAGCAAACATTAAAATaagttataattaaaataatatataataaaatttaaaattaaattaaataattagtgacaaaaatattacaaataaaatataaaaaaattaaaaaaacaataaatcattaaatcaaatattagttattttgaataaaaaataaaaatcaaacaaatataataaattagaaaatattaaaattagaaaaaaattaaaaaatcttagagaaaaaaaatatttttaacggtATTTGGCGAaacttaaagtaaaatttcgaaattgtgGCGCTAAccagtaaaaaattaaaggaagctaaaaaaaataccattattttcaaaaattgtttgaaaacatACACGCAAATTTTTCGTAATACTTCGGCGCGGTGCTAGCAACGATTATCGATTCGacgtttacaacaacaacagctacgcGTGGTGCGGAGTTTTCATACATTTGCtcaataaacatatgtaaatgcaaaatacaacaaaagcactcgaatagcagcaacaacaaaaagaataattaatatcaacacaacaacagcagcaaacagAATACGCGAAAAATGGGTGACGAACAAGAAGAACGCACCTTCAAGGAGAAGATGCTCTTCTACACCACTGCCTTCTTCATACTACTCGGCACATTTAGCATGTTTGCATTCCTCTTTCTCGTGCCGTTTGTCATAGAGCCCGCCTTCACGACGATCTTTATGCAATTCGAAGAGGTGCCCGCATTGTGCGAAACCTACGATGTGGAGACATATTTCGGCGCCAAGAATTGCTCGTGGGCGTCATGTCGCGAGGGCTGCACAAAGGATATTTACACTTGTACGCAGATACGCGTCAATTATCGACTGAATTTGTACAATTACACAGATGAATTCAATTTCACTGAATATCACATTAATTTGGCCGAGGCGGAACGTGAATTGCCGCCGGTCAAGCGTACCGATCGTTATGAGCGCGCCATACGCGATTATGATTATGATGCGGCCACGAATGATGCCGCCAAAGCGAATCAAGTGAATGTGCCGGCGGCGGCGGCATTAATGTCCAGTCCCTCCGTGGCGCTGGCAGCTGCAGCGGCAGCGTCGGCGACAAACGAGCAAGTACGACTGAATACGATCAGTTTCGGTGGTGAGAGTGCCGGCATTGGTGACGGCACGAGTGGCTATCTTGTCGATGAGGAGCCGCTCGACGATGATATAAGCGGTGCACCCGGTAGTATTCTCTTTAATGAGGAACGGCATCCCTTCGATGAGATCTCCGAATTGAATGAGGGTCTCATGGGTAATAACTCGATGTATTTCTATGTGGGCGCGCGTCTCTTTCCCAACGTTAAGGGTTGCGGTTATCCGCCTATGCTTAATTGTACAATTTGGCTCAAACGCTATACGAAGATCGGGATTAAGTTCCCATGCTATTATTCGAAAGTTGATCCAAGTTTGGTGATAAGCGATTTGGATTATTGGCAGAACACATTGAATCTGATCTATTCGATGGCCATACCAATACCATCGTTTATTATATCAGTGATATACCTGACATATGCATACTTCAAAATCTATAATGAGGATGAAGAAACGGCGCCGCTCGATAAGAATGCCGAAGATATGGATATTGATGAGGGTGAGGTGGACGAGAGTGATGGCGCTGCGTTGGCTAACAATGCTGCCGGCAGTCAGATCATCAATATGGACTCGACGACGGGTGAGAGTTGCGTGGATGTGGTACTGCCGAATGGTGGTCCCGGCATGACGACCTCCATATCGCAGGGCGGTTCGGTCACAACGCCCGGTCAATATTTGGCACAATCGCCTGGCGGTTCACAAATGACACCCAATTCCGATATGAATTCGTTCGGTCATCAGCTTAAAGTGCAAATGGCGGACGAAATGTCGCGCGACTCATTGGAAAATGGTGTGCTGTCGACATCGAACTCGGTGCAGGGGTAAGTACAAAGTACACAGTGGCTCACATTTTTTTCGTGTAACAACGAATAAAGAATATTAGCGTATATAAACTCTTTTATATGACGAACTAGTGACTGCCAGTTGAGGTGATGTGGTACcttgattgttaaaattttagaaaaaaacgttaatttagTATTATTTTCTGAGGTATAACTAGAGGAAATATCTAACGGTAAACACTATgagttttatttatgtatgaattgacagcaattttcttaaatatacaaCGAAGGTATATGACATAAATCACCAATATAAACTGGTAAAGTAGAGGTCGTGGTTGATTGGCAAGACATAACCAACATACACCCGCActtaatgcaaataaataagtaaattcaTTGTTTGTATATCATAATTTGATATTTCTGTTCATTACATCGATTTAACAAATtacttaaattacttttttgacTCACAACAAGTTAATTAATAATGCTTATCGCTATTTACTTTATCCATTATTCCTCACATAGCCAACataatgtgtttttgtttttgtcgttCATTTAGTCAATCCAGATTTTATCATGAAAATGGCTCATCTTGATACAACACAAATGAGCACTACTAGAGTATCGTACATGCCTGTTATACATGATCAAATTGGCCTTGGGCTGTCTTTTCATCAATATAGTctccatatatttatattatatgtacaatatacatataatatatatatacagtgatACGTATAACATATttcaaacatataaatatttatatattatattataaatccattaattttGCCGGCAGATTTACTTAGACATAATGACGTAAGCATTTTTTCCTCTTTGGTATTTAGTTTTGGAAAAGGGTGACGGTGGGTTTTCCGTTGCAAAGTGAGAGTAAACAAATCCGGAAATCAAATTCAtactcattatttatattggtTGCGATTTCGTATACATCATTTCAACATGTTTTCGTGACCTCGCTTGTCTGGCGCTTGTTATAAACGAGGAAATCACAAAGGATGACAAAAAAAGAGGAAATatcagtttttatatttttctgataGAAAAATTTGATTATATATGCGTAAATTAGACAGCACTCAATGCAACACCATTTTACGAAGTGGTAGCATACAACCGTTCGATCTAATTTGGGCCCTAGTATACAGATACCAATTGGGAAATTTCTTACTAGATGACTTAGCTTAGATCATTCAATGGCCTGCCTTTTGGCTTATTTAATCAGAACTCTTTTTCACTGTGGGGTTTCAAACCATAAAGTGCTCCCATAAAGAGGAACGGGTGAAGAGAGACAGGCGCAGgctgaatttttatttctttattgtcAAAAGTATTACTTGGATAAAAGGTTGCAGGTAATTAAGACAACAGAGCCGAAAGGTTTTTACATAATTTGCGCACAATCTTGTACAAATACTTTCGCTTCTGTGTCCTGAATGCAGAAACACCGGCACCAACTTCTTGATTGTATAGCACTCCCTAAAAAAGGAGTAACATCTCCGAGTAGGGAGTATGGTCTCTCTGACCTGTTAGATTGCTTTAGATGGATGATGCACTGTGACAGAGTACAcgttaattcttttttttatctatCTGTAGCATATCCGTATGATAAAAAcgtttttaaatatcaaaaatgaACAAAGCATATACTATCTGATCAAATATTACCCGGACTAACAAAttagttttcaattaaattttgggctttttggagcgccattagCTGGTTTGTTGGACAGTTGCGACGTCACATTCATAAACCAGAATCCTTAGCTACGATGTTAGGCATTTATTTTTGCAATCTTTcccgacgtcgtttttgcaaagaATTCAGATGTTGTCGTAAGAATGAGGCATTGACCCGCTTTGTactcaaaatattaaccaaaatgaTTGAGTCAATCCATAATAAATGTTGAGAACCTCTACCATTTTCCGATGCACACATGACGATTTTCATTAACAGGAGTCGATGAACGACtcacatgaggcaagttttcaatgacttcacagttttcactgaatgctttgtggcACTCAAATACTTATTTCCTTGATAAagtatggagatcaaacttcgcacaaacataaaaaattgttgcacCAAACTATATCTGTAATCAGATTGTATTGTCTGAAAGAGGATCTACTTTCTTGTCCATCTTCAGTACTTGTATTAAGTTACTCATAATAATTGTAGTCCAAAGTGTgaaagttaattttatattaccATCTTTATCAAAGTTTGAATCACAAGTCATGACCAAATGATCAGAATGTCAAAGAAGAGTGCAAGAAAAATTAACTCTTTTGTGTATACCTTTTCTTCAGTCTCTGAAAAGTATGATGGGTTCCTCCACTAAAATCCACTGACTGTTACTAAAAAGCACCTCAAATATTAgatgttttttaacaaaaatcaagTGGACCCcttgattaaaagtttgtttGAGCAAATTCAGTCTTTGTCAACTATATTTggttgaataataaattttctgtggtggtttgaattttattattgcaatattaattagattttttcataagtaaccaaatatatatatagaaaattgtAAAGCATTGGCATGCTACActcttctttaaaatttttttttaatatttcttaccAATGCACAGTGGTTTCGCCCACAggccaaaaataaaaagttttatgttaagaaaaaagcaaaaattgtgtataaaatgttcaaaattcTGAATGTCAAACTGGTTTTTCCTGTAAATCTAACGAAACTTTCTAAAAATAGCATTGAAGTATTCAtcacttattaattttttaagagcAGGTGCACGCAGTGTgaatatttcacaacaaaatCGAAGTTCAAAGTGGTCAGGCGTGTTATTACG encodes:
- the tipE gene encoding protein tipE translates to MGDEQEERTFKEKMLFYTTAFFILLGTFSMFAFLFLVPFVIEPAFTTIFMQFEEVPALCETYDVETYFGAKNCSWASCREGCTKDIYTCTQIRVNYRLNLYNYTDEFNFTEYHINLAEAERELPPVKRTDRYERAIRDYDYDAATNDAAKANQVNVPAAAALMSSPSVALAAAAAASATNEQVRLNTISFGGESAGIGDGTSGYLVDEEPLDDDISGAPGSILFNEERHPFDEISELNEGLMGNNSMYFYVGARLFPNVKGCGYPPMLNCTIWLKRYTKIGIKFPCYYSKVDPSLVISDLDYWQNTLNLIYSMAIPIPSFIISVIYLTYAYFKIYNEDEETAPLDKNAEDMDIDEGEVDESDGAALANNAAGSQIINMDSTTGESCVDVVLPNGGPGMTTSISQGGSVTTPGQYLAQSPGGSQMTPNSDMNSFGHQLKVQMADEMSRDSLENGVLSTSNSVQGNLSKTMTTSISTPPGPTAAV